In Gulosibacter molinativorax, a single window of DNA contains:
- a CDS encoding SAM-dependent methyltransferase, with protein sequence MTTTTWDAIVIGGGAAGLSAALALGRSRRRTLVIDGGLPRNRFADHAHNILGLDGVPPLEIVRTGREQAGEYGVEFLEARVAGVTERERGVRVQTAEGDIHEARAAVVTTGLTDILPDISGLRSRWGKTVLHCPYCHGWEVRDGRLGVLVLSEFGFHQAQMIRQWSDDLTVFLGDGVRLPEPLGERLRARGIRIVESPITEVLGEGDTIDEVRTASGESYPLDAIFTFGQATPNDGFLADLELTRNDTPLGSFIAVDATGKTSANRVWAAGNVVNPGAAVPQAAGDAAFAAAQLNMALVEEDFDLAVAASNEPSEATADYWNGRYGEKPAMWSGRPNATLVDVVADLAPGAALDLGSGEGADVVWLASQGWDALGLDISSVAVARAEQAAAAFGASAAPDTSAARGRASFRVVDLASPDALQLDERFDLVTASFLHSTLALPRTEILRSASELVGQGGHLLVITHAAPPPWFGGADQAEHEHKHKHKHKHNHHHTFLSPEQELEALALDPASWRVVIAEARIRSAMAPDGAPAELEDGVLLLQRS encoded by the coding sequence ATGACAACAACTACTTGGGACGCGATCGTGATCGGCGGAGGCGCGGCAGGGCTCAGCGCAGCACTCGCGCTCGGGCGCTCGCGCCGACGAACACTCGTGATCGATGGCGGCCTGCCACGGAACCGCTTCGCCGACCACGCGCACAATATTCTCGGTCTCGACGGCGTGCCGCCGCTCGAGATCGTGCGCACCGGTCGCGAGCAAGCGGGTGAGTATGGCGTCGAATTCCTCGAGGCGCGCGTGGCGGGAGTCACCGAGCGCGAGCGCGGCGTTCGAGTGCAGACCGCCGAGGGTGACATTCACGAGGCTCGCGCGGCCGTCGTGACAACCGGGCTCACCGACATCCTGCCCGATATTTCTGGGCTGCGCTCGCGGTGGGGCAAGACGGTGCTGCACTGCCCGTACTGCCACGGCTGGGAAGTGCGCGACGGTCGGCTCGGCGTTCTCGTACTCTCAGAGTTCGGCTTCCATCAGGCTCAGATGATCCGCCAATGGAGCGACGACCTCACGGTGTTCCTCGGTGATGGTGTCCGGCTTCCCGAGCCGCTCGGCGAGAGGCTGCGGGCCCGGGGCATCCGCATCGTCGAGTCGCCGATCACGGAAGTGCTTGGCGAGGGCGACACCATCGACGAGGTGCGAACGGCCTCGGGGGAGAGCTATCCGCTCGACGCCATTTTCACGTTCGGGCAAGCGACCCCGAATGATGGTTTCCTGGCCGACCTCGAACTCACGCGTAACGACACCCCGTTGGGGTCGTTCATCGCGGTGGACGCGACGGGCAAGACTAGTGCGAATCGAGTGTGGGCAGCCGGAAACGTCGTGAACCCAGGGGCCGCCGTCCCGCAGGCCGCGGGCGATGCCGCGTTCGCTGCGGCGCAGCTGAACATGGCGTTGGTTGAGGAAGATTTCGATCTTGCGGTGGCGGCTTCGAATGAGCCCTCGGAGGCGACCGCCGACTACTGGAACGGTCGATACGGCGAAAAGCCCGCGATGTGGTCGGGTCGTCCCAACGCCACGCTCGTCGACGTCGTGGCGGACCTCGCACCAGGTGCCGCGCTCGACCTTGGATCGGGAGAGGGTGCGGATGTGGTCTGGCTCGCCAGCCAGGGTTGGGATGCGCTCGGGCTCGACATTTCCTCCGTGGCGGTAGCCCGGGCCGAACAGGCGGCGGCTGCGTTCGGCGCTTCGGCTGCGCCCGATACGTCGGCAGCGCGAGGCCGAGCAAGCTTCCGCGTGGTCGACCTCGCATCCCCGGACGCGTTGCAACTGGACGAGCGCTTCGACCTTGTGACCGCGAGCTTCCTGCACTCGACCCTGGCGCTGCCGCGCACCGAGATCCTGCGCAGCGCGAGTGAGCTTGTAGGCCAGGGCGGACACCTTCTCGTCATTACCCACGCCGCACCGCCGCCGTGGTTTGGCGGCGCCGACCAAGCCGAGCATGAGCACAAGCACAAGCACAAGCACAAGCACAACCATCACCACACCTTCCTCAGCCCTGAACAGGAGCTCGAGGCGCTGGCGCTCGACCCTGCATCTTGGCGCGTCGTGATTGCCGAGGCGCGCATCCGCTCAGCGATGGCACCAGACGGAGCACCGGCAGAACTCGAAGACGGCGTACTTTTGCTGCAGCGAAGCTGA
- a CDS encoding helix-turn-helix domain-containing protein → MPHSTLDQLGPRLRAARQARELTLAELAERARVSVSTLSRLESGKRQATLELLLPITRVLDIRIDDLLAAHTADPRVRRTAVTRNGHTITPLSPAASPIDTYRVTYPPVDELPTLRVHDGYEWLYVLDGRLRLRLGDQDLVLQPGEAAEFDTRVPHAMSADGDEPARVISIFNSAGMRMHTHVAEAAVGGDQG, encoded by the coding sequence ATGCCTCATTCAACGTTGGACCAGCTGGGCCCGCGGCTGCGCGCCGCGCGACAGGCGCGCGAGCTCACGCTGGCCGAACTCGCCGAACGGGCAAGAGTCTCCGTGAGCACGCTCTCCCGGCTCGAATCCGGCAAGCGGCAGGCGACGCTCGAGCTCCTGCTGCCCATCACCCGCGTCCTCGACATCCGCATCGACGACCTCCTCGCGGCGCACACGGCCGACCCGCGAGTTCGGCGCACTGCCGTCACCCGCAACGGCCACACGATCACGCCACTCTCCCCCGCGGCTTCCCCGATCGACACCTACCGGGTGACCTACCCGCCCGTCGACGAGCTCCCGACCCTGCGCGTGCACGACGGCTACGAGTGGCTCTACGTGCTCGACGGTCGCTTGCGACTGCGGTTGGGCGACCAGGACCTCGTGCTACAGCCCGGCGAGGCAGCCGAGTTCGACACGCGGGTACCTCACGCGATGTCGGCCGACGGCGATGAGCCGGCCCGAGTCATCAGCATCTTCAATTCCGCGGGGATGCGGATGCACACGCATGTCGCTGAGGCTGCGGTAGGAGGCGACCAAGGATAG
- a CDS encoding YchJ family protein, with amino-acid sequence MIDDSTRCPCGTGLVYGECCARWHRGEAAPTAEALMRSRYSAFALGLPDYLLETWHRTTRPPHIELDPVVQWRRLDVVRVDAGGPFDTDGVVEFEACYRGIAASGDIERGVQHEVSRFVRESGRWYYVSEA; translated from the coding sequence ATGATTGACGACTCGACGCGTTGCCCGTGCGGGACTGGCCTCGTCTATGGGGAATGCTGCGCCCGCTGGCATCGCGGGGAGGCGGCGCCTACGGCAGAGGCCCTCATGCGGTCGCGCTATTCGGCGTTCGCACTCGGCCTGCCGGATTACCTCCTTGAGACCTGGCACCGAACCACGCGACCGCCCCACATCGAGCTGGATCCGGTCGTGCAGTGGCGTCGCCTAGACGTCGTGCGGGTGGATGCGGGTGGCCCGTTCGACACGGACGGCGTGGTCGAGTTCGAAGCGTGCTATCGCGGAATCGCCGCGTCGGGCGATATCGAACGCGGCGTGCAGCACGAGGTCAGCCGTTTCGTGCGCGAATCGGGTCGCTGGTACTACGTGAGCGAGGCCTAG
- a CDS encoding TetR/AcrR family transcriptional regulator: protein MQTSDLSLRERNRADTWERIHNAAAELALELGWTATTIDMIATQAGISKRTFFNYFPSKEDAILGALEPSIPDAALAAFYKSDEDLIHRTVTLTLAVMRASYPHEAGRTRRQKLIQRMPELSSRLKHLSMGFERVIEPVVLGEVKRIGEETQQQFRNTPEDAAHALTLYALTIIRFAFTKNPASLSEEGDAAVSSAITIFREVIQSSTWLS from the coding sequence GTGCAAACTTCTGACTTAAGCCTTCGCGAACGTAATCGCGCCGACACGTGGGAGAGAATCCACAACGCCGCGGCAGAGCTTGCCCTCGAGCTCGGCTGGACAGCCACAACGATCGACATGATCGCGACACAGGCAGGTATTTCGAAGCGGACGTTCTTCAACTACTTCCCCAGCAAAGAGGACGCGATCCTCGGCGCGCTCGAACCGTCGATACCGGACGCCGCACTCGCGGCGTTCTATAAAAGCGACGAAGACCTCATCCACCGCACCGTGACGCTGACCCTCGCCGTCATGCGCGCGAGTTACCCGCACGAGGCTGGTCGCACCCGACGCCAAAAGCTCATCCAGCGGATGCCCGAGCTCAGTTCCCGCCTCAAGCATCTCTCTATGGGATTCGAACGGGTCATTGAGCCCGTCGTCCTCGGCGAAGTGAAGCGCATTGGGGAGGAAACCCAGCAGCAGTTCCGCAATACGCCGGAAGATGCGGCTCACGCGCTCACGCTCTATGCGCTCACGATCATCCGTTTCGCATTCACCAAAAACCCGGCATCCCTCTCAGAAGAGGGCGACGCGGCAGTGTCGTCGGCCATCACTATTTTTCGAGAGGTAATTCAGAGTTCAACATGGCTGAGTTAG
- a CDS encoding MDR family MFS transporter, with product MAELEKSGSSSQNATNTEKSTRRSTSDTPSARSIVPLFITLMVIMLLASLSQMVLSSALPTIVGELHGVEHMMWVTTAYLLAATIMMPIYGNVSDLLGRKPVLIGAITLFLVGSIIGGVAPTMEWLIVARLVQGLGGGGLMILSQAAIADVVPARDRGKYMGIMGGVFAFSSVAGPLLGGWLTEGPGWRWAFWMNVPLGAIALVATIVLLKLPKRAQDERPKLDYLGMALLAIATSCLILLATWGGSTYEWVSPQIIGLGIGVVVFGALFVWAEFKAESPIIPMSMFKKRNFTLPTIAGLLIAVPMFGVIGYMPTYFQMAVGASPQEAGFLMIPMMASMLIVSIIIGALISKTGRYKIWPLIGMIVLAAGITGMSFITVESPVWVISIGLAMIGIGLGMSQQVLTLIVQNTFPNRIVGTATAANNYFRQVGGSLGSAIVGSLFVGRLSSILSQDLPAGSTPNDGVNSLTPEIVNSLPEGIRSIVVNGYNEALMPIFLYMVPLIIAAIIMMVFVQVVPLATKIERDEVVPESLADGHLPVATGAIHIKENITYGEAEERGVDK from the coding sequence ATGGCTGAGTTAGAGAAATCAGGGTCGTCTTCGCAGAACGCGACCAATACGGAAAAATCGACCAGGCGATCGACTTCCGATACGCCCTCGGCCCGCAGCATTGTTCCGCTGTTCATCACCTTAATGGTGATCATGCTGCTCGCATCCCTGAGCCAGATGGTGCTCTCGAGCGCCCTGCCGACGATTGTCGGTGAGCTGCACGGCGTCGAACACATGATGTGGGTGACGACGGCATATCTGCTTGCCGCGACCATCATGATGCCGATCTACGGCAACGTCAGTGACCTCCTCGGTCGCAAGCCCGTGCTCATCGGCGCAATCACGCTCTTCCTCGTGGGCTCGATCATCGGTGGCGTCGCACCAACGATGGAATGGCTCATTGTCGCCCGCCTCGTGCAGGGCCTCGGAGGCGGTGGCCTGATGATCCTCTCGCAGGCCGCCATCGCCGACGTCGTCCCGGCACGAGACCGCGGCAAGTACATGGGCATCATGGGCGGCGTGTTCGCGTTTTCCTCGGTGGCTGGCCCGCTACTCGGCGGCTGGCTGACGGAAGGCCCCGGTTGGCGCTGGGCATTCTGGATGAACGTGCCCCTCGGCGCAATCGCGCTGGTGGCGACCATCGTGCTCCTGAAGCTTCCGAAACGCGCTCAGGATGAGCGTCCCAAGCTCGACTACCTCGGCATGGCACTGCTCGCGATCGCGACGAGCTGCCTCATCCTGTTGGCAACCTGGGGCGGTTCGACCTACGAGTGGGTCTCCCCGCAGATTATTGGCCTCGGCATCGGCGTTGTCGTATTCGGAGCGCTCTTCGTCTGGGCCGAGTTCAAGGCCGAATCCCCGATCATCCCCATGTCGATGTTCAAGAAGCGCAACTTCACGCTGCCCACGATCGCAGGTCTCCTCATCGCGGTGCCGATGTTCGGCGTGATCGGATACATGCCGACCTACTTCCAGATGGCGGTAGGCGCGAGCCCGCAAGAAGCCGGGTTCCTCATGATTCCGATGATGGCGAGCATGCTGATCGTCTCGATCATCATTGGTGCGTTAATCTCGAAGACGGGTCGGTATAAGATTTGGCCGTTGATCGGCATGATTGTGCTCGCCGCCGGCATCACCGGCATGTCGTTCATCACGGTCGAAAGTCCGGTCTGGGTCATCAGCATAGGGCTCGCCATGATCGGTATCGGTCTCGGCATGTCGCAACAGGTCCTGACGCTCATCGTGCAGAACACGTTCCCCAACCGGATCGTCGGCACCGCGACCGCGGCGAACAACTATTTCCGCCAGGTTGGCGGCAGCCTCGGCTCCGCGATCGTTGGTTCGCTGTTCGTCGGTCGGCTCAGTTCTATCCTCTCCCAGGATCTTCCCGCGGGCTCGACGCCAAATGACGGTGTAAATTCGCTCACTCCCGAGATCGTGAACTCGCTCCCAGAAGGCATCCGCTCGATCGTGGTGAACGGCTACAACGAGGCGCTGATGCCAATCTTCCTCTACATGGTGCCGCTCATCATCGCGGCGATCATCATGATGGTGTTCGTCCAGGTGGTTCCGCTCGCCACCAAGATCGAGCGCGATGAGGTAGTCCCGGAGAGCCTCGCAGATGGCCACCTTCCGGTTGCCACGGGAGCGATCCACATTAAAGAGAACATCACCTACGGTGAGGCAGAAGAGCGCGGCGTAGACAAATAG
- a CDS encoding ATP-binding protein — translation MTNWRIRDLQPTDVDGFLKLWEEYRASGNELVYSLSEVLASIRVDTAVAAVVGEEVVGVTVARAAHDQGWIVFNGVSKPWQRRGISRAMLGAVEQRLATQGIQRVSILVPDGEEHVQSLTRSGFADKAHLRYFERTIPVSQQELALLRDLGGRMLARDRWDNIGGMQEEKNILERRLVLPLSDPELAQGFGVVPPRAIVLFGPPGTGKTTFAKGIASRLEWPFVEVFPSRLAASPKGLAGELRETFEKIEHLDHAVVFIDEVEEIAVRRGGEPPSPMQGVTNELLKLIPAFREKPGRLLICATNFIRALDPAFLRHGRFDYVIPIGLPDAAARHAIWVGFVPEKAAEGLNFDALVQASEGFSPADIEFAARSAAQTALERAVTTGDKSSGPTLDDYLNATAQTRTTVSSEVNAEFQEDIEEIARL, via the coding sequence GTGACTAACTGGCGAATTCGCGACCTGCAGCCGACCGATGTTGACGGATTTCTCAAGCTCTGGGAGGAATACCGCGCGAGTGGCAATGAACTTGTCTACTCCCTCAGCGAGGTGCTCGCGTCCATCCGCGTTGATACCGCCGTCGCAGCCGTCGTTGGCGAGGAAGTCGTCGGCGTCACGGTCGCCCGGGCCGCGCACGACCAGGGCTGGATCGTCTTCAACGGCGTCAGCAAGCCCTGGCAGCGGCGCGGCATTAGCCGGGCAATGCTCGGAGCCGTCGAGCAGCGGCTCGCGACCCAGGGCATCCAGCGTGTGTCGATCCTCGTGCCCGATGGCGAAGAGCACGTGCAGTCGCTCACGCGCTCCGGGTTCGCGGACAAGGCGCACCTGCGGTACTTCGAGCGCACGATTCCGGTGAGCCAGCAGGAACTCGCGTTGCTTCGCGACCTGGGCGGGCGGATGCTCGCCCGCGACCGCTGGGACAATATCGGCGGGATGCAGGAAGAGAAGAACATCCTCGAGCGTCGGCTCGTGCTGCCGCTATCTGACCCGGAGCTCGCGCAGGGCTTCGGCGTGGTGCCGCCCCGTGCCATCGTGCTGTTTGGCCCTCCGGGAACCGGCAAGACCACGTTTGCGAAGGGCATCGCCTCGCGGCTGGAATGGCCGTTCGTCGAGGTCTTCCCCTCGCGCCTCGCGGCATCCCCCAAGGGACTCGCGGGCGAGCTGCGCGAGACCTTCGAGAAGATCGAACACCTCGACCATGCCGTCGTCTTCATCGACGAGGTGGAGGAGATCGCGGTGCGTCGCGGCGGCGAGCCGCCCTCGCCGATGCAGGGCGTGACGAATGAGCTGCTGAAGCTCATCCCGGCATTCCGCGAAAAGCCGGGTCGTCTGCTCATCTGCGCGACGAACTTCATTCGTGCGCTCGACCCCGCGTTCCTGCGCCACGGCCGCTTCGACTACGTCATTCCCATCGGGCTTCCGGATGCGGCGGCACGTCACGCGATCTGGGTCGGCTTCGTACCCGAGAAGGCCGCGGAGGGGCTCAACTTCGACGCGCTTGTGCAAGCTTCCGAGGGCTTCTCCCCCGCCGACATCGAGTTCGCAGCGCGAAGCGCGGCGCAGACCGCACTTGAGCGTGCCGTCACAACCGGAGACAAGTCCTCCGGACCGACGCTTGACGACTACCTGAACGCGACGGCACAGACACGCACAACAGTCTCGAGCGAGGTCAACGCCGAGTTCCAGGAAGACATCGAGGAGATCGCGCGGCTTTAG
- a CDS encoding sensor histidine kinase translates to MNTVISDTSYRDAAARPAENEPLPKAPRAWGRDLRFAVQALLDLAGLIWSTIVLVLCFVVVGLWLVPSALQFARENAERSRRLARKFANVDVRAEYRPVEGEPGFAGVRHSWQRLRDPAVLRDLLWQLTNPVVGLFLGLLAFGLALDGVWQLAALQFELAFPAFRPGSYLLLFELWTDSLPLLAVATTIASILQILLGWWLARPTLRALGAWTRAVLHVENTEALRRRVARLETTRADALDLEQAELRRIERDLHDGAQMRLVATGLTIGEATRLVRDDPDAAIELLQQAKDESAAALGELRHLVRGIMPPVLADRGLVDALRSLAADAIVPTTVTSNLEVRLAAPLESALYFAVTELVTNATKHARASSIRVDVQDRAGAGADAVRVLVIDDGIGGMDAEASPDRAGGLAGVRRRLDTFDATLTVVSPSGGPTVITIDSPRILATPLAERPPSLTESFPSPAE, encoded by the coding sequence ATGAACACTGTGATTTCCGACACATCGTACCGCGACGCGGCGGCGCGACCCGCGGAGAACGAACCGCTCCCCAAGGCGCCCCGGGCGTGGGGGCGAGACCTGCGCTTCGCGGTGCAGGCGCTGCTCGACCTCGCGGGCCTTATCTGGAGCACGATCGTGCTCGTGCTCTGTTTCGTCGTGGTGGGGCTGTGGCTCGTCCCAAGCGCGCTGCAGTTCGCGCGCGAGAATGCGGAGCGCTCGCGGCGGCTCGCGCGAAAGTTCGCGAATGTCGACGTCCGCGCGGAGTATCGGCCGGTCGAAGGCGAGCCGGGGTTCGCCGGTGTGCGCCACTCCTGGCAGCGACTGCGGGATCCCGCGGTACTCCGCGACCTGCTGTGGCAGCTCACGAACCCAGTGGTGGGTCTCTTCCTCGGGCTGCTCGCGTTCGGCCTCGCCCTCGACGGCGTGTGGCAGCTTGCCGCGCTCCAGTTTGAGCTCGCTTTCCCGGCCTTTCGCCCCGGCTCGTACCTGCTTCTCTTTGAACTCTGGACCGACAGCCTCCCGCTTCTGGCGGTCGCCACGACGATCGCGTCGATCCTCCAGATTCTGCTCGGTTGGTGGCTCGCCCGACCCACGCTCCGGGCGCTTGGCGCTTGGACCCGTGCCGTGCTGCACGTCGAGAACACCGAGGCGCTCCGGCGGCGGGTCGCGCGGCTCGAGACTACGCGGGCCGACGCACTCGACCTCGAGCAGGCCGAGCTGCGCCGCATCGAACGCGACCTCCACGACGGCGCGCAGATGCGACTCGTCGCGACGGGGCTCACGATTGGTGAGGCGACGCGGCTCGTGCGCGACGACCCGGATGCGGCCATCGAACTGCTGCAACAGGCCAAGGACGAGTCGGCGGCGGCGCTCGGGGAGCTGCGGCACCTCGTCCGAGGCATCATGCCGCCGGTCCTCGCCGATCGCGGCCTCGTGGATGCGCTTCGCTCGCTGGCTGCGGACGCGATCGTGCCGACGACCGTCACCTCGAATCTCGAGGTGCGCCTCGCGGCTCCGCTCGAGTCGGCGCTTTATTTCGCGGTCACCGAACTGGTGACGAACGCCACCAAGCACGCCCGGGCATCCTCGATCCGGGTGGATGTCCAGGATCGTGCCGGAGCCGGAGCCGATGCGGTGCGGGTCCTCGTTATCGACGACGGGATCGGCGGTATGGATGCGGAGGCTTCGCCGGATCGCGCGGGCGGACTCGCCGGCGTGCGCCGGCGCCTCGACACGTTCGACGCGACCCTCACGGTCGTCAGCCCGAGCGGCGGACCGACCGTGATCACGATCGACTCCCCGCGCATCTTGGCGACGCCGCTGGCCGAGCGGCCCCCGTCGCTGACCGAGTCGTTCCCCTCGCCGGCCGAGTAG
- a CDS encoding response regulator transcription factor, with translation MRVFIAEDQLLIRRGIEQLLRSHGIEVVGTAESAEGLEDAVLASGATLALFDIRMPPTQTDEGIRVGVELRRRSPGFPVVVLSQYVEQLYFNELLADDRDAVGYLLKDRVFDDRRFVGILRAVEAGDTAVDPEVVARLESRRPASGRLAELTDREYEVLGHMASGSANLEIAERLFVTEKAVAKHINAIFAKLGLSDHSVSSRRVEAVLTYLRR, from the coding sequence TTGCGTGTCTTCATCGCGGAAGATCAACTGCTGATTCGGCGCGGGATCGAACAGCTCCTGCGGTCACATGGCATCGAGGTCGTCGGCACCGCCGAGAGTGCCGAGGGGCTCGAGGATGCGGTGCTCGCCTCGGGTGCGACGCTCGCGCTCTTCGATATTCGGATGCCCCCGACCCAGACTGACGAGGGGATCCGGGTGGGGGTCGAGCTGCGGCGACGCTCGCCCGGGTTTCCTGTCGTCGTGCTGTCGCAGTACGTCGAGCAGCTGTACTTCAACGAGCTCCTCGCCGATGACCGCGACGCAGTCGGGTACCTCCTCAAGGACCGGGTCTTCGATGACCGGCGCTTCGTGGGCATCCTGCGCGCCGTGGAGGCGGGCGATACCGCCGTCGACCCCGAGGTGGTCGCGCGCCTCGAGTCGCGACGGCCCGCATCCGGCCGCTTGGCCGAGCTCACCGATCGCGAGTATGAGGTGCTCGGCCACATGGCCAGCGGCTCGGCGAATCTGGAAATCGCCGAGCGGTTGTTCGTGACCGAAAAGGCCGTCGCGAAGCACATCAACGCCATCTTCGCGAAGCTCGGGCTAAGCGACCACAGTGTGAGTTCGCGCCGCGTCGAAGCGGTGCTGACGTACCTGCGGCGGTAA